A region of the uncultured Flavobacterium sp. genome:
AAGCTAAAAAAAGCTTTGTCGATCGTGCTGCAGCTTGCTATTTTGTTATAAGACGATCCGTAGCCTGAAATTGCTCTTGCTCCGGTAATATCCAGAAAGTATTGGGCTTCATCGTCATTTAAGTCCAAAACTTTTAAATTGGCAAAATGTATAATTTTACCTTTCATTTTACCCTCAAATAATTCTGCAATTTCTTCAAGGCTGTAATAATAATCATGAAGGCAGATATTGTTAGGTCCGCCGGGCATTACTAAATATATGATTTCGTAATCCTTAAAATTATGGTCTTCATAGAGTAATATATTCAGGCTTTCTTCTAAACCTTCAATTGTGTCGCAGGTTTTATAAATGCTGGTAATACCCTGATCAATTGCTATTTCTTCTAAGCTTTTTACTACTTGAGTTGGGACATGAGTATCTACATCAGGAACACCTTCCAGACAGAAAATAAATTTTTCATTATCCATATCAGCAAACATTGAGGTTAGGTATATGTGATGTAAGATTTTTTTGGTGTAACAAAAGTATTTTTTATTAATGGAAAACGGTTAGCAGAAGAATATTTTAACTCATTTTTGACATTAGTTTAAGGATTGAGGATCGCATTTTTTGAGAATATATTTTTAGTATTAAAATCAGAACCTTTATTTTTTTAAAAATTTGATCAAAAAAACATAAGACATTCTTATAAATATAATTCCGTGTAAGACTATTCTTTTGTTTTGTTAAGTTTTTATTTGTCAGACGTGATTTTCAACATTGTTGATTTTTTTCTGTAGATGTAGATGTTGCATTTAAATAATTGAACAAATTTCAGGTTTCATTTTATAACATGAAACAGAGTTGAATTGCAAATAGGGTTTTTAGATTTCAATATGACTTAATTTTACATAAGATTTCTTCGAGTATCTTCCATTTATTTTTTGATGAAAATTTAAAGACATAGAGTGTGTTTTGTTTTTCATTAGGCAAAAATTCAATTGGTCGATTTATTATTTTTTCACTTTACGATTTAGTGGTTTTGAATTCAATTTATTTTATAAAAAAATATATGCTATGGCTGTTCCTAAAGAGTTGTATAATGCGAAATTCATAGAATATATAGAACCCCTGAAGATTTTATATCTGGTAGATGACAAATTTAAAATGATTTGTGATGATTATTGCAGGAGTCAAATGAAAACAGAAAAGTATAAGAAAAAATTTGAAAAGTACTTTCAGCATAAATTAGAATTTGAAAATCTATCAAAAGAGTTAGAAGATGAAATTTTGATTTATTTGATAAGAAAGGGATAGAATTTTAAAAAACGGATTCTATTGTAAAAACTCTAATATTTTTGTTTGTTATGATGATTGAGTTCTTAAAAATAAACTCTTAATCAATGGATGATTAAGGGTTTATTTTTTTATACAGAAGATAAGAATTAAACCTATGACTTCACTATTTTGAAAATTGAAGTTTAATTTTTATTAGGCAACGAACCAGCGACTAGCTATCTCAAGATTTTTTAGCACAAAAAAATCTGATCTTCTTCTTGCTAGACTTTAATTTATTAAATCAATTATTCCTCCTGTTCTAAATTGTCAACAGCAGAAATTTGATCAAGTATATTTGTTTGGTTAGGCGAAATGTAGTTTTTTGTTTCGACAGGGTTTTCTTTCTTAAAAAGAAGGTCTAATGCATTATACAGTCTTAGTAAAACATCTTTGTCTTCTTTTTTAATATCTAATGCATTATTAAAATTAAAAACATAATTATTCGAATTGCGTACTTCTACTTTTATCGTTTTTGATGTGATTTTAAATTTGACTATATCCATATGCTTTTTTTGGTATTATTTTACTAATAATTTATTTACTTAAGTAGGATCAGAAGATCTGAACGTCAATGTACAATAATATTTATTTTTCTTAGCAAGTTAAGTTTTTTATGCGATACTCATTCATGTTAGTAGGGCTATAGATTATTAATTTTCTAATTCTATACCTCAATTTCTTACTCAATGAGAGAGTTATTTCAAATAAAAAACCCTTAAACAGTTGATGTTTAAGGGTTTGTTTTTTGTAGCGAGGACGGGAGTTGAACCCGTGACCTCAGGGTTATGAATCCTGCGCTCTAACCAACTGAGCTACCTCGCCAAGATTGCAAGTGAACCGTGTTCCTCATTGCGGGTGCAAAGATAGAAATATTATTAAAGCTTCCAAGAATAAATTGAAGAAAAAAAAATATTTTTAAAAATGCATTGTTTTTGGACATATATTCTTATATTTCCAAAAAAATTAAAAGTAGCACATGGATCCAAAAATACGTTACGAAATCGAGTTTCCTATAAATTCTTCGCCGCAATTATTATATCAATATATATCAACACCTTCAGGATTGTCAGAATGGTTTGCAGACAATGTAAATTCAAGAGGTGAATTCTTTACTTTCATCTGGAATGACTCGCAGGAAAAAGCGCGTTTGGCTTCTAAAAAAACCGGAGAAAAGGTAAAGTTTAAGTGGGTTGATGAAAGCAGTAAGGATACGGAGTACTTTTTTGAATTGCATATCTTAGTTGATGAGTTGACTAAAGATGTATCATTAATGGTTGTTGATTTTGCTGAAAAAGAAGAAGTAGGAGAGGCTAAACAATTGTGGGAGAATCAGATCTCAGACCTGAAACATCTTATAGGTTCTGTTTAGTAAAAGTCTATTTTATACCTTATATTTGCCCTGAACAAAATTCAGGGTTTTTTTATGATCAATTTTAACGGAAACATAGTAGCACAAGGCGATAATATATTAACTCAAAATCGTGCTTTTTTGTATGGAGATGGTGTTTTTGAAACACTAAAAATAGTCAACAATAAAATCTTGTTTCTTGAAGATCATTATTTTCGATTAATGGCTTCGATGCGTGTTGTTAGAATGGAAATTCCAATGAACTTTACAATGGAGTTTCTTGAAGAACAAGTTTTGGCTCTGGTTCAGCAAAACGGAATTTCAGAATCGGCACGTGCCCGAATTACTGTTTTTAGAAATAATGGCGGATTGTATTTGCCAAAGACTAATGAAGTGTCTTATTTAATTCATGCAACACCACTTGAGAGTGCTGTTTATGTCTTAAATTCAACTGAATACGGAGTTGATTTGTATAAAGATTTCTATGTAACCAAGCAATTATTATCGTCTATTAAAACGACTAATAAGATGATCAATATTACAGGAAGTATTTTTGCTCATGAAAATGGTTTGGCAAATTGCCTTTTGGTAAACGATACTAAAAATGTGGTCGAAGCATTGCAAGGCAATTTATTTATGGTTGTGGGTAAAAAACTTATTACACCGCCAATTTCTGAAGGTTGTTTAAATGGAATAATGCGTAAACAAATTTTGGCATTGGCTAAGAAAGTCGAAGGTATAGAAGTATTGGAAGAAATAATTTCGCCGTTTGACCTTCAAAAAGCAGATGAATTATTTCTAACAAATGTAATCATGGGTATACAACCGATAACCAAATATCGAAAAAAGGAGTTTACCAGTAATCTGGCTCATTTATTACTGCAGGAACTAAATAAATCCATATCTGAAAATTAATTCAGATACGGATTTTCAGGTGCGTTTGACCATATAAGATAATCTCCACCAAGCTCAATAATTTGTTCTTTCCAAAAATGAGTGGTTGACTTTCCTATAATTTTGTTTTTATAACTGTTATCAGCTATGATCCATGAGTTTCCTTGCATTTCATTCTCAAGCTGATTTTCATCCCAACCTGTATAACCTAAGAAAAAACGAATATTATTTTTACTAATAGACCCGTCGTTAATTAAGTCTTTGGTTGATTCAAAATCACCTCCCCAATAAATCCCATTAGAAATCTCGACACTATTCGGGATCAACTCTGGAATATTGTGAATGAAATATAGATTGTCCTGTTCAACAGGGCCCCCATTATATATCTTAAAAGAAGCTTCAATCTCAGGAATTAGATCATTAATAGTATACTTTAGTGGTTTATTAATGATAAATCCTATCGATCCTTCTTTGTTATGGTCTGCTAATAAAATTACCGATCTATTAAATGATAAATCTCCAATTATAGAAGGTTCGGCAATAAGCAGGTGTCCTTTTTTTAATTTTTCTGAAATCATACGGCTACAATTTTTATTAAATTTACTCATAAAATTTATTAAATCCCAAATAAAATCGTTAAACCGCATAAAAAAACCCTCGATTAGAGGGTTTTGATTATATTATAAGTTTAGAGAACTTTCTTACTTAGTTCACTGCACCTTCTAACTCAGCTCCAGCTTTGAATTTAACTACATTTTTAGCAGCAATTTTGATAGTTTTTCCAGTTTGTGGGTTTCTACCGTCTCTAGCAGCTCTAGCAGATACTGACCAAGATCCAAAACCTACTAATGAAATTCTTCCACCTTTTTTCAAAGTAGCTCCTACATTACCTAAAAATGACTCTAAAGCTAATTTTGCCGCAGCTTTTGTGATTCCTGCATCAGCAGCGATAGCATCGATTAATTCTGATTTGTTCATAATAATTAGTTATTAATTGTTGGTTAAAAAAAATTGTTAATACACAAATTTAGTAGGAAATCCGTTCCTTGCAAGTGTTTTCTTTAATTTTAGTAAAAATTGTTAATAACTTGCTTTTTTTGTTCATAAAGCAGGTTGTTTATCGGTAAAAAATGGGTAAAAACCCCTGTTTTACTGACTTTAATAGACCTTTGCAGTATTCGAAAAAGTTATTCCGTTTAGTAATTCAGCCACTTGCATTCTCTTTTTTCCAGGTAATTGCAAACTCAATAGCTGAATAAAGCCATCCTGAACCGCAACTTTGATTTCTTTTTTGCTGCAAATCAAACTTCCTGCTTCGAAAGAATGAACCTCGGAAATCAATTTTGCCTCGTATATTTTGATAGATTGTTCTTCCTCTTTATCTTTCAAAAAACACCAGGAAGCAGGATAAGGACTTAAACCTCGAATCAGATTATTAATTTCGGTTCCGGATTTTGTCCAGTCGATTTTGCAATTTTCCTTATTTAGTTTGTAAGCTGTTTTGATTTCCTCGTTATCTTCTTGAATTGTAGTGGTAACATTTCCGTTTTCAATAACTTTTAAAGTATTAATTACAGTTTCGCTTCCTAATAACATTAATCGGTCATGTAGTTGTCCGGCATTTTCTGTTGGATCAATTGCAATTTCCGAATTTAAGATCATCGCTCCAGTATCAATTTTATCATCGATAAAGAAAGTTGTAACTCCTGTTTTAGTTTCTCCATTAATAATAGCCCAGTTAATTGGTGCTGCACCACGATAATTTGGCAATAAAGAAGCATGAAGATTAAAAGTTCCTAAGCTTGGCATTTCCCAAACTACTTTTGGTAGCATTCTAAAAGCAACTACAATTTGTAAGTTGGCATTCAGAGCCTTTAATTCAGCAAGGAAACTTTCGTCTTTTAAATTTGTGGGTTGTAATAAAGTAAGGTTGTTCGCCAATGCATATTCTTTCACTGCCGAATATTTTATTTTTTGTCCGCGTCCTGCCGGTTTATCTGCAGCGGTAATAACGCCAACAACATCGTAATTGTTTTTAATAATGGTATCCAAAATGCCAACAGCAAATTCCGGAGTTCCCATAAATATGATTCTCAATTTTTCCATTATGATTTTAAAGTGTATTTATTATTCGGTTGAATGGTAATATGATTGTTCTCTAATAATTCCTGAAGTACCATAACGACATCGTTGGTATCCAGTTTTATTTGAGTCTGAATTTCTCTCGAAGTCAAAGCGGCCGATTTTAATAAGTGCAGAATTTTATCAGCAATCGAATCGGCTTCGGTAATTTTTCCTTTTTGAGTAATACAATAAGAACAAACGCCACAATTAGAATTAGTTTCTTCTCCAAAATAATCTAATATCAGTCTGTTTTTACAAGTTTTATCCTCTTTTATATAATGTAGAACAGATAAAAGCTGTTCTTCCTTTAATTGATTTTGTCTTTGAAGATATTTTGAAACACGATTTATAGTTAAATCATCTTCACGAACTTCATTAAATAATATAGTAGCGTCGTTGTTTTTCGATTTATATTCGACGATTTCCTTTTCTCTTAGTTTTTCTAAAACAGCCGAAACCTGCTCTTCAGGATGTTGTGATTTTTTAGCAATTAGCGAAAGATTAAAGGATGTTTTCATTTCATAAATGCCAGGATAAGTTCTTAAAATTGCCAGAATAATTTCTTCATCATTCGGATTCAAACTCATATATCGAATCACTTCTTTAGACTCGATTAAGAATTGCAAAGTGATCTTTTCTGAGAATTCCTGAGACATTGTAATAATTCCCTGCTGATTTAAAAACTGCAATGCATTATAAGTTTTTAGAGTAGGGAATTCGTATTTATGACAAAAATGATTCAGTTTAAATGAAAACGAATCATCTAAACCTTCGCCGTAAGCAATCTGAAAATAGTTGCAAAGTTTGACATACATCATTTTCAGAAACTTTTTATCCGGTAAAATGCTCAGGAATTGCTGCTCCGTTTGAGTGGCATCTGAATTATTATAAAGCAAAACCGAAAAAGCTTTTTCTCCATTTCGTCCCGCTCTTCCGGATTCCTGATAATAGTTTTCAATGTTTTCGGGCAGTTGGGTATGAATAACAGTTTTTACGTTGTCCTTGTCGATTCCCATTCCAAACGCATTTGTTGCTACGATAACCTGTGCTTGTTCAGACATCCACAATTGCATGTTTTTGTCTTTTTCTTTAGCCGAAAGTCCGCCATGATAGTATGTTGCTTTGAATCCTAACGATTGCAATTGCGTCGACATATTCAGACACGATTTTCGATTTCGTACATATATAATAGATGGTTGCGGATTTTTCTTCAAGATTTGTTCTGTGCGATACAACTTGTCTTCGACTTCAAAAACCATGTATGCAATATTTTTTCTTTCAAAAGATTGCTGAAAAAGTATCGGATCCTTCAAACCTAATTCGGTTTTAATATCTTCAATAACGCGTGGAGTCGCCGTAGCAGTCAAAGCTAAAAACGGAATTTTAGGAAAGAATTTTTTAAGCTCAGAAATCTTCAAATAAG
Encoded here:
- a CDS encoding DUF6642 family protein, whose product is MDNEKFIFCLEGVPDVDTHVPTQVVKSLEEIAIDQGITSIYKTCDTIEGLEESLNILLYEDHNFKDYEIIYLVMPGGPNNICLHDYYYSLEEIAELFEGKMKGKIIHFANLKVLDLNDDEAQYFLDITGARAISGYGSSYNKIASCSTIDKAFFSLYQENEDVTEVVEELYQKHYALCKLLDFRLYY
- a CDS encoding YqgE/AlgH family protein; the encoded protein is MISEKLKKGHLLIAEPSIIGDLSFNRSVILLADHNKEGSIGFIINKPLKYTINDLIPEIEASFKIYNGGPVEQDNLYFIHNIPELIPNSVEISNGIYWGGDFESTKDLINDGSISKNNIRFFLGYTGWDENQLENEMQGNSWIIADNSYKNKIIGKSTTHFWKEQIIELGGDYLIWSNAPENPYLN
- a CDS encoding aminotransferase class IV, which encodes MINFNGNIVAQGDNILTQNRAFLYGDGVFETLKIVNNKILFLEDHYFRLMASMRVVRMEIPMNFTMEFLEEQVLALVQQNGISESARARITVFRNNGGLYLPKTNEVSYLIHATPLESAVYVLNSTEYGVDLYKDFYVTKQLLSSIKTTNKMINITGSIFAHENGLANCLLVNDTKNVVEALQGNLFMVVGKKLITPPISEGCLNGIMRKQILALAKKVEGIEVLEEIISPFDLQKADELFLTNVIMGIQPITKYRKKEFTSNLAHLLLQELNKSISEN
- a CDS encoding START-like domain-containing protein, producing MDPKIRYEIEFPINSSPQLLYQYISTPSGLSEWFADNVNSRGEFFTFIWNDSQEKARLASKKTGEKVKFKWVDESSKDTEYFFELHILVDELTKDVSLMVVDFAEKEEVGEAKQLWENQISDLKHLIGSV
- a CDS encoding HU family DNA-binding protein, with protein sequence MNKSELIDAIAADAGITKAAAKLALESFLGNVGATLKKGGRISLVGFGSWSVSARAARDGRNPQTGKTIKIAAKNVVKFKAGAELEGAVN
- the fmt gene encoding methionyl-tRNA formyltransferase: MEKLRIIFMGTPEFAVGILDTIIKNNYDVVGVITAADKPAGRGQKIKYSAVKEYALANNLTLLQPTNLKDESFLAELKALNANLQIVVAFRMLPKVVWEMPSLGTFNLHASLLPNYRGAAPINWAIINGETKTGVTTFFIDDKIDTGAMILNSEIAIDPTENAGQLHDRLMLLGSETVINTLKVIENGNVTTTIQEDNEEIKTAYKLNKENCKIDWTKSGTEINNLIRGLSPYPASWCFLKDKEEEQSIKIYEAKLISEVHSFEAGSLICSKKEIKVAVQDGFIQLLSLQLPGKKRMQVAELLNGITFSNTAKVY
- a CDS encoding ATP-dependent DNA helicase RecQ; amino-acid sequence: MPEAQEILLKYWKHDSFRPLQKEIIDSVLDGQDTFALLPTGGGKSICFQVPAMMQEGICLVVSPLVALMKDQVANLQKRNIKAIALTGGIHTEEIIDLLDNCQYGNYKFLYLSPERLQSDWILERIKNLPINLIAIDEAHCVSQWGHDFRPAYLKISELKKFFPKIPFLALTATATPRVIEDIKTELGLKDPILFQQSFERKNIAYMVFEVEDKLYRTEQILKKNPQPSIIYVRNRKSCLNMSTQLQSLGFKATYYHGGLSAKEKDKNMQLWMSEQAQVIVATNAFGMGIDKDNVKTVIHTQLPENIENYYQESGRAGRNGEKAFSVLLYNNSDATQTEQQFLSILPDKKFLKMMYVKLCNYFQIAYGEGLDDSFSFKLNHFCHKYEFPTLKTYNALQFLNQQGIITMSQEFSEKITLQFLIESKEVIRYMSLNPNDEEIILAILRTYPGIYEMKTSFNLSLIAKKSQHPEEQVSAVLEKLREKEIVEYKSKNNDATILFNEVREDDLTINRVSKYLQRQNQLKEEQLLSVLHYIKEDKTCKNRLILDYFGEETNSNCGVCSYCITQKGKITEADSIADKILHLLKSAALTSREIQTQIKLDTNDVVMVLQELLENNHITIQPNNKYTLKS